One part of the Ignavibacteria bacterium genome encodes these proteins:
- a CDS encoding carbon starvation protein A codes for MNSVVLIIIAALILIIAYRYYGAFIAAKVLVVDPKRKVPSVAHNDGRDYVPTNRLVLLGHHFAAIAGAGPLIGPVLAAQFGYLPGTLWILIGAVFAGAVHDMVILFASVRHDGQSIAEIAKSLLNGRIGLLTSFAVIFILIISMAGLGIPVVNALKNSPWGTFTVGFTIPVAILIGIYLKYLRPGKIGEATVIGMSLVMFGVIAGPFVQQMAWAKIITFNDKELSVILAIYGFTAAALPVWLLLLPRDYLSTYMKLGVIFILTIGLIIVHPDLKMPAVTQFVGGGGPVIPGKVFPFLFITIACGALSGFHSLVSSGTTPKLISSEKDILPIGFGAMLLEAFVGLMALIAATVLPTSDYFAINSLPAVFDKLHMNPAELPMLSSLVGENLAGRPGGSVSLAVGMTYVFYKIPGLSFLMKYWYHFCIMFEALFILTTIDAGTRIGRYLLQDLFGHAWAPLAHRNRWGNILFFSAAISASWGYLLYTGNVSTIWPLFGTANQMLAIIAFAVGTTFLIRTGKEKYIWITLIPMVLVTVVTLSAAFINIFSNYLPKELYLLASLSAALILMVVWLLIESIIQWRRMLLKKPGTLREEIEQMAEEAK; via the coding sequence ATGAATTCGGTCGTACTTATTATTATAGCTGCTCTTATACTTATAATTGCTTACAGGTATTACGGTGCCTTTATAGCGGCCAAGGTCCTTGTAGTCGACCCAAAGAGAAAGGTCCCTTCTGTAGCTCATAACGACGGAAGGGATTACGTCCCTACCAACCGCCTCGTTTTATTAGGCCATCATTTTGCCGCAATTGCAGGCGCCGGACCTCTAATAGGACCTGTACTTGCAGCACAGTTCGGATATCTTCCCGGCACGCTCTGGATACTGATTGGAGCTGTATTTGCCGGAGCCGTCCATGACATGGTAATCCTGTTCGCTTCCGTAAGGCACGACGGGCAGTCGATTGCCGAAATTGCGAAGTCACTTCTTAACGGAAGGATAGGACTCCTGACATCCTTTGCCGTAATTTTTATTCTCATAATCTCAATGGCAGGCCTTGGAATTCCTGTAGTAAACGCGCTGAAGAATTCTCCATGGGGCACTTTTACCGTGGGGTTCACAATTCCCGTTGCCATTTTAATTGGCATTTACCTGAAGTATTTAAGGCCGGGGAAAATCGGAGAGGCAACAGTTATCGGCATGTCTTTAGTCATGTTCGGCGTCATTGCAGGACCGTTTGTTCAGCAGATGGCGTGGGCAAAGATTATTACTTTTAACGATAAGGAGCTTTCGGTCATTCTGGCTATTTACGGGTTCACGGCAGCAGCGCTTCCCGTCTGGCTACTTCTATTGCCGAGGGATTATTTAAGTACGTACATGAAGCTGGGTGTAATTTTTATACTTACTATTGGTTTAATCATAGTACATCCCGACCTTAAGATGCCGGCTGTAACACAGTTTGTAGGAGGCGGCGGGCCGGTTATTCCGGGCAAGGTATTCCCGTTTTTATTCATTACTATTGCATGCGGCGCATTATCCGGTTTCCACTCCCTTGTGAGCTCGGGCACCACGCCGAAACTTATAAGCAGTGAAAAGGACATTTTGCCCATAGGGTTCGGTGCCATGCTCCTTGAAGCCTTCGTTGGCCTCATGGCTTTAATAGCCGCAACAGTTCTTCCGACATCAGATTACTTTGCAATAAATTCGCTTCCCGCAGTTTTCGACAAGCTGCACATGAATCCCGCAGAGCTTCCGATGCTTTCTTCGCTGGTTGGTGAAAATCTTGCCGGAAGGCCGGGCGGATCGGTTTCGCTTGCAGTTGGTATGACTTATGTTTTCTATAAGATTCCGGGACTGAGTTTTCTGATGAAATACTGGTATCACTTCTGCATCATGTTTGAGGCTCTTTTCATACTCACAACAATTGATGCCGGAACGAGAATTGGAAGGTATTTACTGCAGGATCTCTTCGGGCATGCATGGGCACCACTGGCGCACAGAAACAGGTGGGGCAATATTCTTTTCTTCTCGGCTGCAATTTCAGCCTCATGGGGCTACCTGCTTTACACAGGCAACGTATCTACAATCTGGCCCTTATTTGGGACTGCAAACCAGATGCTGGCAATTATAGCTTTTGCCGTAGGAACTACATTCTTAATCAGGACCGGGAAAGAGAAGTACATATGGATTACGCTGATCCCCATGGTACTGGTAACTGTAGTTACGCTTTCGGCAGCATTCATAAATATATTTTCAAACTATCTGCCCAAAGAGTTATATCTGCTTGCCAGCCTCTCGGCAGCTCTGATACTGATGGTTGTATGGCTTCTTATTGAGAGCATAATCCAGTGGCGCAGGATGCTCCTTAAAAAGCCCGGGACTCTCAGGGAAGAGATTGAGCAGATGGCGGAAGAGGCAAAGTAA
- a CDS encoding radical SAM protein yields the protein MIIREINSKSILSPSKIYNYVINPYVGCQFGCRYCYARYMKKFTGHSEPWGEFVDIKINAPELLAKEIKKKKKDQVWISGVCDPYQPLEAKYKLTRQCLEILAGNDWPVVIQTRSKLVLRDLDIISKMKDCHVGLSITTADDKIRKIFEPTATPIKDRINTLKELHDAGVRTYSMIAPILPGAENLIEMLEGKVDYIYVDRMNYDYANAIYRKNNLERYLDDEYFEAVSQDIAAKARKSGIDCRIVF from the coding sequence ATGATTATTCGTGAAATAAATTCAAAGTCCATATTATCCCCATCAAAAATTTATAACTATGTCATAAACCCATATGTGGGCTGTCAGTTCGGCTGCAGGTACTGCTATGCGCGTTATATGAAGAAATTCACAGGGCATTCGGAACCATGGGGCGAGTTTGTGGACATCAAGATTAACGCTCCGGAACTGCTTGCAAAAGAAATTAAGAAAAAGAAGAAGGATCAGGTTTGGATAAGCGGCGTGTGCGACCCGTATCAGCCGCTGGAAGCAAAATATAAATTAACCAGGCAGTGCTTAGAAATACTGGCCGGTAACGACTGGCCTGTCGTAATACAGACGCGTTCAAAATTGGTCCTCAGGGATCTTGACATAATAAGTAAGATGAAGGACTGCCACGTGGGACTGTCAATAACAACGGCAGACGATAAAATCAGAAAAATATTTGAGCCTACGGCAACTCCGATTAAGGACAGGATCAATACACTGAAGGAACTTCATGATGCGGGCGTCAGGACTTATTCAATGATTGCGCCCATATTGCCGGGCGCTGAAAATCTTATTGAAATGCTGGAGGGAAAAGTTGATTATATTTATGTCGACCGTATGAATTACGATTATGCCAATGCTATTTACAGGAAAAATAATTTAGAAAGGTATTTGGATGATGAATATTTTGAGGCGGTAAGCCAGGACATTGCCGCTAAGGCACGAAAATCGGGTATAGATTGCCGCATAGTTTTTTAA